The genomic window GTAATCCCCATTATCTGTAACTCCTATTAATGTAGGTTTTCCTGTGCAATTAGAAACTCTCGCAAACCATCATGACTTTGGCGCATTGATTAGTAGACTTAATCGGAATTAGGAAGAGCAATCAATTATTAGCTCGAAACCGATCGATCTTATCGCTACTACATCTATTTGGATGTCGAGCAACTAATTGCCGATAAGGTCTACTTTATAATCAGCTCTTAGGCTTTCTAGTTTTGGCATCCTGGACAAAATTTAGCAACGTTTCATAATCAAACTGCTCCACCATCTGACCCAAGGCTTGGGCGAGGTCAGGTTGGTCAGGTTGGATGGCGTCTACAGCCTGACGAATGGTCGCAACATCACCCAACATTAAGGCGTGGTCTAAATCCAGTAAGACTGCCGGATCAAGTTGACGAAGAAACGCGATCAGTTGATCTGGCATCCACTGACGTTCCCTGAGGCTGGGTTGCTCACTGTAGCGATAGCGGAGCGGCAGATGCTGCTGCAGGACGCCAAATAAACTGGCTTCGGTAAAAGGTTTGGGCAAGAAGGCATTACACCCCGAGACCTGGGTTAGGTGTTGGTGATGTTCAATGCCCGTCGCTGAAATGCCAATGATGATAGTGCGATCGCTTTCGGCTTGTTCCTGCTCTAGGTGGCGAATGCGGCGGGTTGCACCATAGCCGTCTAGCACCGGCATCCTTAAATCCATAAAAATTACATGGGGTTGCCATGCTTGCCAGATCTGTACGGCCTCTTCACCATGCCTGGCCTCTTGCAGCTCTGGCTCTAGGCAACTGAGGTACTGCAGCAGCAGGACACGATTGATCGGATTATCGTCCACTACCAAAATGCGATAGTGCGGCTGCCCTGGCTCTAAACCTAGGATGGTTCGGAAGGCGATCGCTTCCGGCTCAGCGGCGGGTGAGGCCGGCTGCACGGGGATTGTTAGACAGAAGCAACTGCCTTGCCCTACCTGACTCTCCACGGTGAGCCTTCCCCCCATCAGGCGCGCAAATTCGTGGCTGATCGTGAGCCCCAACCCTGTGCCCATGCGACTCTTCCGTCCAGCTTCTCCTTGGCTAAAGGCATCAAACAATATGGCTTGATCTGCGGGCGTCATGCCACAGCCAGTATCGATGACGTGGATACACAGATGGAAGCTGGGATCGGTGAAACTGTCGATGAAGACGGTAATCTGTCCTGCTTCGGTGAACTTAATGGCGTTGTCGATCAAATTGATCAACACTTGCCGTAGCTTCATCTCGTCTGTATCGACCCACTGGGGTACCGCAGGCGATCGCTCTAGAAAAAAGAGCAGTCCCTTTTCAGTGGTTCGCAGAATGAACAGGCGTTGCAGATCCGTCAGCAACTCCCACACATCCACGGTGCTGGTTTCTAACACCATGGTGTTGGATTCTACGCGGGCCAGATCCAACACTTGATTAATCACGCTGAGCAAATGGTCGCCGCTCTGCTCAATGATGGCGGCGTAGTTGGCTTCCTCTGCCGACAGATTGGGGTTGCGTTGGAGCAGGCGGGCAAATCCCAGAATGGCATTCAGGGGCGATCGCAATTCATGACTAGTGTTGGCGATAAAGGTACTCTTGGCCTGATTGGCGGCCTCGGCAGCTTCCCGGGCTTGCTCTAGGGCTATCTCAGCCTGTTTGCGATCGTGAATATCGCGGCCCACTGCTTGGAGTTCCACAAGCTGCCCCTGATCATCATAAATCGCCCGATTTGTCCATTGCATCCACCGGGCTTGTCCGTTGACCAAGACGCGATGTTCTACCACGCTCACGGGGTGGTCGGGTGAGAGAGACGCTAAACAGCGATCGACGATCGGCTGATCCTCGGGATAGATCCTGTTTTCGTAGTGGTGGTTGAGGATTTCCTCCCGAGAGAGTCCGTAATAACGACACAGGGCGTCATTCACAAACGTCAGCGTGCCATCGGTGCGAGATCGTTTAATCAGCTCCGTTTGGTCTTGCAAAATAGACAAGTAGTGGGCTTCACTGGCCTGCAGTGCTAGTTCTGCCTGTTTGCGATCGCTAATATCGGTGAGAAGTCCATCCCATGCAAGACCTTCCGGAGTTTGGCATGGCCGGGATTTTCCTTGAATCCATTTCAAGCGACCGGACGGCGTCACCAGTCTCCCTTCCCAATGCCAGGAGGCACTATGCTGAACGGCTTGGTCAACGGAAGCATTTAAGGACGGTAAATCCTCAGGATGAATGAGACTCCAGATAGTGTTGGCATCTTGAACGACTTGCTCGGGAGGTACTTCAAACAGCTCATCCGCGCCTGAACTGGCGTAGGTAAATTGCCCCAAGGTACCCGCTTGCGGCAGATATCGGTAGATCATGCCAGGCATATTGGTCACCAGGGTTTGAAAACGAGCCTCACTCTCCCGCAGGGCTGCCTCGGCCAGCTTGCGATCGCTGATGTCGGTGATCAGAGCATAGTAGCCTCGTACCTGACCCTCGCGATCCCGATCAGGAACTAAGACCCCAGAAATATAGCGACCTTGGCCACCTTGGTAGGACATGTCGGCTTCATAGGTCACCGTGGTTCCTGCCAAGACCTGCTCAATATGGTGCCGCACCTGACGGTAGGCCTGAGCGCCAAGCACCTCTTCAACCGTGCGCCCTAGGATATCTTCCTTCCGACAGCCAAACCATTCTTCGTAGGTGTGATTCACAAATTGATAGCGTTGCGAGGCATCAACATAGGAAATACAGCCAGGAATGGAATCGGTAATCAGTTGCAGACGGGCTTCACTGGCCTGCAGCGCTAGTTCTGCCTGCTTGCGATCGGTGATATCATCTGCCAAGCCAACCACCCGCAGCGGCTGCCCAGCCTCATCGCAGATTAAAGAAACGATGGCAGAAATCCAACGAATGCCACCATCTGGGCGGACAATGCGGTATTCGCGATGAACCGATTGCCCCTGCCATTGTGCGGCCACAGAGGCGGTTACCTGATCGCGATCGTCGGGATGAATGGCCTCGATCCAATCATTGGGGTTGTCTTGAAGCACCTGTCGCGATCGCCCCCAAATTCTTTCGTAGGCGGGGCTAATGTAGGTGTAGCGATCGGGGTTGAGCGCGCGCACAAAGAACATTTGGGGAATGGTGTTGGCAATTTCCTGAAATCGTTCTTCGCTTTCCTGCAGCGCCAGTTCCACCAGCTTGCGCTCGGTGATATCGGCCGCAATGCCCGCTAGCCGCACCACTTCTCCTTCCTGGTTGCAAATGGGTTGCCCTTTAGTATGAACATAGCGAACCCTGCCGGTTTGCGTGATGATTCGCACATCGGTATCAAAGGGCCGAAGGGCGATCGCTGCCTCAACCACTTCTTGCTGAAAGCGATCGCGATCGTCGGGGTGAATCTGTTGAATAGTCAGATCAGGGCGAGGAACAGGCGACTGGGGATCGGCTTCATAGATGCGGTACAGCTCCTCCGACCACGTTACAACCTGGGTCGTGAGATCAAACTCCCAGCTACCTACATGGGCAATGCGCTGGGTCTCGTTGAACGCTGCTGCTGTTTTTTTGTCCATGTAGCCAATATATAGTCAAGATTTCGATCCATGCGATCGCCCCCCTTATGCATCAACTCATAGGCTAAAGTCTCCACAGCCTGTGCTTCACTGCGATAGAAAAGGTAGCCAGCCAAACCCACCACGCCCAAGGCTTGCACCATTAGCGGAAGAATGAGGAGCGATCGGAAGGAAATAGTAGCGGGTTGCCCCCCCTTCTACTTCTGCTGCTCAAAACACTCGCCACAAATGATGATCAACTGTCCACCATTATGTCTACGGTTGATTCAAAATGCTAGACCGTTGCCCTACAAAAAAGAGGGCGCACCAGCACCCCCACATCAATGAACTCAATGGCTGATCCCACTGCAACTTATCGTTTCTTGATGTCTTTAGCCATATTGCGGAACATGTCCATGCTGCTATCCGACTTACGCTGTCCAGTCGCCTCGTTGGTGTTGAAGGACGGAGTAGGCGTATTAGGCGTAGATGACATGGACTGGGTTGATCCAGAGGCCGTGGAATCTCGCTTCACCGGTTGAGGGGTTGTAGATTTGGTGAAGTCCATGGTTTCCATGGCGGATACGGCTTTGGTGTACTCGCCAACCACTTTCCCCTTGGGGAAGGTTTTCTTAACCGACTTGGCGGTTCTCATATAGTCGATGTTGCCGTAGGTTTTGGCTTCATCGGGATCTAGAAAATAGGCCGTAGACTCCTTGGGAGCGTTCTTATCAGGCTGGGTGGAGGAGGAATCGTCTTGCTTCTTCTTTGACCCAAAAATGCCGCGAATAAATCCTGTCATGGTTGGCTATGCCGTCTCATAATGCGCTTGTACCTTAAATTCTATTAAAAAAATGTAAATAAATCTGAAATCAACGTGACAAAGCTGCTGATTTTTTGGCATGGGTTGCAAATGTGCTTAGGAATCTCTGCGATCGCCCGATCCCTCAAGGCTGATCCATCCGCTGGAGCAGTTGCCGCACTACTGGAGCATCCTGAGCCATGGGAGCAGCATCGAGATAGGTTTGCAGATCACGGCTCGCATCGGCCCATTGGCCCAGTTGGTAATAGAGCAGGCCGCGATCGCGGGTTTCCTGCAGGGCATCTGGGCAGAGCAGGATGATCCGCTCAATATCCGCTAGGGCTTTCAGCCATTCGTTGTGGTGGAGATGGATATATTTCAGGTTGGTCAACAGGCGGGCCAGGAAACGATGGGTATCAATGGCATCTGTGTAGGCGGATTGCCATGGCACAGAGCGGCCATAAATTTGATCGAGGCGGGCTTGGCAGTCTTGCTGAAATAAAATCTCTCCGCCATGGAAGGGATCCACAAAAACCTCCATCTCGTTCACCATGGGGCGAATCAGGAAATGCCCCGGTAAACCAATGCCCACCATGGGAAACTCTAGCCGCTGGGCCAATTCTAGATACACCAAGGAAAGGGTGATGGGAATGCCGGTGCGGCGATCGAGCACCTGGTTGAGGTAGCTATTTTTGGGATCGTAGTAATTCTCGGTATTGCCGGTATATCCCAAGTCATCGTAGAGATATTGGTTGATGGCTTGAATCAACCGCAGGGGATAGGGTTCCAGCGGCAGGCGATCGCTAATGGCCAGGGCCATGGCATCGAGCTGATCCAGGTAGACCTCGACGGCAAGATGGGGATATTCTTCTTGGGCAATATACAGCGCTGCCTTGGCGATATTGATCTGCGATGGCGGTTGCTGCACTTCGCCCCAAAAGAGTTGTCGTGCTTTTAGGTTCGAAATCATACACCCCCCAATTGATTGAGCAGCCAGGCTAAGCGAACCTGGGCAATATCTAGACTATCGAGAATCTTTGAATTAGGGGGAAGGTCATTGAGTCCACCATCTTGCTCCGGCACACCTCCTAGACGGGTCACGGTGCTGCGCAGGCGATCGGAGAGCAGGATCGAGAGGGCTCGATAGAAATGGGAGGCAAACCCCACATCTTGGGACAGCTTGGCGGTGAGCATCAGGCGCGGGATGGCCCAAACTGAGGCATCTTCTAAGGCCTGTACCGTAGCGGAGGGAGGACGATCTTCGACAAATGACATTTCGCCCACCAACTCTCCAGCCGAGAGATGGGCAACTTCTCGGTTACCTAACGCTTTGACGCAGACGGCAAAGGTGCCGGTCAAGATCAGATATAAGGCGTCAATGGACTCCCCTTCTTGGATCAGCATTTGTCCGGCCGTGAGGTGGCGGTGCTGTCCGTTGGTGAGCAGCCATTCAAAGTCGCGATCGCTGAGTTCTGCCAGAATATAGAGTGATTTTTTCATACTTAGGATTTGAATAATGGACGGTGAGTGAATGCAACCGATCTATCGGATAAGCCGGCGCGATCGCAGTTGATCAGGAGGGTAACGGTTCAATGGGGGATGGTTGATACTAGCCGATTTCAAAGCATTATGCCCTTGTCCTTCTAGTCTAAAAGGGCAGTACAAACATGTTCCTATTGAAGGTTTCTAGGGTTGACGGGCGATCGCTGACCTTAGGGCGATGGGGGTAGATGGTAGTCTTGTCCCGAGCCATACTGCCATGCGTCGAGCAAGCGGCTGAGGTAGTAGCGTTGGGGGTTGGGCAAGGTTTTAATCTGAGATTGCCACAGGGCTCCGATTTGGAACAGCGCGGCGTAGAGCCCTAGGTTGAGGTAGTGTCTCGTCCAATCCAGTAACGCCGGGATGCCCACTTGGGGAACGACGTTGATCACGGTGCCTGGATGGAATAGGCCCGTGCGCACCAGGGTTTGCAGCAGAGCAGGAAACTGCACCACGTCTTGTAGGAAGGGCTTAAGGACAGGATCGCCCAACTGAGACATTTCTTGGAAGACGGCGGCCAGGAGTTCATTGATCTGGTTGGGGGCGATCGCTTGCTGAACACCGACGCTCATGGCTTTTTGAAACAGCCAGGTGACGCTGAGATTGGGCTGGTAGGGCTGCAGGCGCGCTAGGGCCGCTTGGCTGAGCAGGTCGGCATCGAGGGCGCTATGGATGCCTTGGGTGAGGCGATCGAGGTGGCGAATCATGTTGCCAAAGCCGCCAAAACTCAGGGGCGACTGACTGCCGCTGCTGTCGCCAATGGGCAGAATTCGATCCCAGGGCGATCGTAGGGGACTGTGGCGATAGCAAGGAAAGAAGCCAAAGAGGGCGCGTTTCCAGGTGAGG from Candidatus Obscuribacterales bacterium includes these protein-coding regions:
- a CDS encoding cyclic nucleotide-binding domain-containing protein → MKKSLYILAELSDRDFEWLLTNGQHRHLTAGQMLIQEGESIDALYLILTGTFAVCVKALGNREVAHLSAGELVGEMSFVEDRPPSATVQALEDASVWAIPRLMLTAKLSQDVGFASHFYRALSILLSDRLRSTVTRLGGVPEQDGGLNDLPPNSKILDSLDIAQVRLAWLLNQLGGV
- a CDS encoding PAS domain S-box protein, with translation MDKKTAAAFNETQRIAHVGSWEFDLTTQVVTWSEELYRIYEADPQSPVPRPDLTIQQIHPDDRDRFQQEVVEAAIALRPFDTDVRIITQTGRVRYVHTKGQPICNQEGEVVRLAGIAADITERKLVELALQESEERFQEIANTIPQMFFVRALNPDRYTYISPAYERIWGRSRQVLQDNPNDWIEAIHPDDRDQVTASVAAQWQGQSVHREYRIVRPDGGIRWISAIVSLICDEAGQPLRVVGLADDITDRKQAELALQASEARLQLITDSIPGCISYVDASQRYQFVNHTYEEWFGCRKEDILGRTVEEVLGAQAYRQVRHHIEQVLAGTTVTYEADMSYQGGQGRYISGVLVPDRDREGQVRGYYALITDISDRKLAEAALRESEARFQTLVTNMPGMIYRYLPQAGTLGQFTYASSGADELFEVPPEQVVQDANTIWSLIHPEDLPSLNASVDQAVQHSASWHWEGRLVTPSGRLKWIQGKSRPCQTPEGLAWDGLLTDISDRKQAELALQASEAHYLSILQDQTELIKRSRTDGTLTFVNDALCRYYGLSREEILNHHYENRIYPEDQPIVDRCLASLSPDHPVSVVEHRVLVNGQARWMQWTNRAIYDDQGQLVELQAVGRDIHDRKQAEIALEQAREAAEAANQAKSTFIANTSHELRSPLNAILGFARLLQRNPNLSAEEANYAAIIEQSGDHLLSVINQVLDLARVESNTMVLETSTVDVWELLTDLQRLFILRTTEKGLLFFLERSPAVPQWVDTDEMKLRQVLINLIDNAIKFTEAGQITVFIDSFTDPSFHLCIHVIDTGCGMTPADQAILFDAFSQGEAGRKSRMGTGLGLTISHEFARLMGGRLTVESQVGQGSCFCLTIPVQPASPAAEPEAIAFRTILGLEPGQPHYRILVVDDNPINRVLLLQYLSCLEPELQEARHGEEAVQIWQAWQPHVIFMDLRMPVLDGYGATRRIRHLEQEQAESDRTIIIGISATGIEHHQHLTQVSGCNAFLPKPFTEASLFGVLQQHLPLRYRYSEQPSLRERQWMPDQLIAFLRQLDPAVLLDLDHALMLGDVATIRQAVDAIQPDQPDLAQALGQMVEQFDYETLLNFVQDAKTRKPKS
- a CDS encoding transglutaminase-like domain-containing protein, with the translated sequence MISNLKARQLFWGEVQQPPSQINIAKAALYIAQEEYPHLAVEVYLDQLDAMALAISDRLPLEPYPLRLIQAINQYLYDDLGYTGNTENYYDPKNSYLNQVLDRRTGIPITLSLVYLELAQRLEFPMVGIGLPGHFLIRPMVNEMEVFVDPFHGGEILFQQDCQARLDQIYGRSVPWQSAYTDAIDTHRFLARLLTNLKYIHLHHNEWLKALADIERIILLCPDALQETRDRGLLYYQLGQWADASRDLQTYLDAAPMAQDAPVVRQLLQRMDQP